The following is a genomic window from Desulfobacterales bacterium.
GTAAACGCCCGATAAACCATGATCCGGTATTGGATAATCCCTTATAATCCAGGTCAACCGGATTTTGGGTGGAGAGGACCACACCCAGGCCAAAGGCCCGGGCCTGTTTCATCAGCGTTAACAAAGGGGCTTTTGAAGGCGGATTTTTGACCGGCGGAAAGTACCCAAAAATCTCATCCATATACAAAATCGCGCGCAGGCTGGATGTGCCGGCCTGGGTGCGCATCCAGGCAAGTATTTCATTGAGCAGCATGGAGACAAAGAACATGCGCTCGGCATCCGAAAGGTGGCTGATGGTGAAAATGGACGCTTTTGGCTTGCCGTTGTCGGTGTAAAGCATGCGGTTGATGTTCAGCGGTTCGCCTTCAAGCCAGGCTTCAAAACCGGGAGCAGCCAGCAGGTTGTTTAGGCGCATGGCAAGCTGAAATCGATCTTTGGCCGGATAAAAAGAATCCAGGTCCATGACACCAATGCGCTCGAACCCGGGAGATTGAATGGCGCGAATCAGACCGGCCAGGTCAAGCGCGCGGGCCGCCGCCCAGGCGGATTCAAGAATATTGGATATTAAAATATGTTCACGACTGGTGATCGGGTCTGCTTCGATGCCCAGCAGCGCCAGCAGGCTGGTCGCGGTGGTCTGGATCCGCTCGCGCAGCAAATCCAGATCCTGCGCGATAGCGGGCGGTGGCGGGGCAAAGCCGCGCAGCACGCAGACCGGCAGACCGGCGCTGCTTCCCGGTGTATAAACAGCCACGTCGGCTGCCGACTGCAAACGGGCGATCCGTTCAGGTGCCTGCCCCCAGCCGCCTATTCCCTTGCGCCACAGCTCGGCCTGCTTGGCGGCAAACTGGTCCGGTGTTAACCCGGCATTTAACGCATCCTGCTCGTTAATCCACGGCCGGAAATCCTCTGAACGCAGCTGTGGAAAATTGAGCACCAGGTTGGTCAAATCGCCTTTGGGGTCGATGGCAATCACAGGGATATGATCGATCAACGCCTCTTCCAAAATGGCGATGCCCAGACCGGTCTTGCCGCTGCCGGTCATACCGATGATGACCCCATGGGTGGTCAGATCTTTTGAATCATACAACAGCAGACCTTCCTGACGTTTGCGTGACGGCATATCATATTCTTTGCCCAGATAAAAAGCGCCGAGTTTTTCATATTCGCTCATGGCAATCCTCCCCCAAACGGTTGCCGGTTAAGCCAGTTGAGCCCGTTAGGCCGGTTATTTTGAAAACATGACTTTTAAGACCGACCGGCTAAACGGGCTAACGGGCTCAACAGGTAAACCTATGAATTCACTTTTCTCTGCTGATATTGGTAGCGTATTAGATCACTTGTTATTGGTGTACCTTATTGTATTCAAAAAAATTATCCCAAATGGCGTCCAACTGTTGTTTAGCGCTGTCGAGGGGCACACAGCGCAGGTAATCGTTGTCAGCTGTAATTAATTTTAAGCGCTGCAATTTCTGGATGGCATCTCCGATTTCAAAATCAATATGGCATTCCCAGCGCTCCGCCAGCCATTTTTCGATGCGTTGATCGAGCGCAGTTTTGCTCAAGGGGTCTTTGGCGGTCAGCAAAAAAAAGTAGGCCAGTACCGCTTCTTTGAATTCTTCTTCTTCGGCGGTATCAATCAGGTGGTAGAATACACCGGCGTTGTTGTCAAGATTCTTAAAATACAGATTGTCAGCCAGGGCTTTCATAAATTTTATTTTGCGATTTTTATATTTGTTGATCTGTCTGAACAAAAAGCCTGCCAGGGTGCCCAATCCAGCACCCAGAGCAATCAGGTGCTGCTGTTTGATTTGGACCTCTTCATCCTTAAATCCCAGCCAAAATGAGATGACCGATCCTACCAATAACAAAGAGGCGCCCAGTTTGGTTACCAAAACAATGATTCCGCTGATAGCCGCCGGGACGCCAATGATAATCTTGTCGATGGTTTTCATGCGGACGTTGCTGTTTGGAAAGAGCATTTCCAGATCGGCTTTGGGGACATTATGAAAAAGCTTGATGACCGTTGAGCCAGGTTCAAAATAAAGGTGCTTGCGCTTTTGTTTTTCAAAATAATCGGCTTCTTTGAATTTAATATAGATGGCCACACGATCGTAATTGGTAAATTTAAATTTATTCTTCCACAGGCCGAAATACTTTACCAGTGTCTCTTCTTTGATGCTTTCGCCCCGTCGAAAAAATATCACATCTTCGAAATCTTCAAAATCAACTTCCAAACGAATCTGAAATATCGATTCTTCTCCCAGCGCTTGCTGAAGATCTTGCCCGGTAATTTTCTCGTAATTGGCCGCCGTTAAAACAGACGTCATCTCTTCAACCAGCTGCTTTTGAAGATCTTTTTTTTCATTGGGTGAATATTTTAATACACTGCGTGTATCCGCATCGGGATTAAAGGGCGCATAGCTGGTTTTCAATTTCTCAAGATGGCTGTAAAATTCAAAATGAAAAAGCGCTTCAAGTATTTGACAAAGCTCTCTAAAGGCTTTGATATCTGCCTCGTCCAGCTGCGATGTGTCGATACACATATCGACGATATCAGCTTTGCGAAAAGGGATGAAACGGTTGCGGTTTATCGTATCGGGCATGAAGATCTCCCTGTAATCATCTTCGAATCACTTCCGCTGCGTGCTCTATACTTCCTATCTGATGCCTTGGTGAAATGTCAAACGACTTGTCTGCGATAAATATGTCACCGGTCTGAGGATTGTAAAGTCCCATCGCCGTTTCAAATTTAAATATTTCTTGCAACCCAAAGAAAAGATGATTAGTGACAAAAGTACTGCTCTGTTATGCGAATCGGTCTAAAATGTGACCTGGGGGATATAGCACCGTACTGCATTGGATCTGCGCCATTCCACCCATGCTTCTGTCGCCTTATATTCGAATCTCTGGTTTGATTTCAATCACCTTTTTCATTTCAGCGGATGAATAAACATCGCACATTCAGATGTTTAACCTTCTTATCGAGCCGCACCCAACCTTGTTTCGACATATTTAGGGTCAAATGGCACGGCTTTTGATTTGCTTTAGAAGCAAATCGAACAATGGCATGTTTATCCATTTCCGGATGACCGCCGACAAGGACTCTTAGGCAACCATCCATTTTATATTGAAAGGCGGAGGTTAATGGCAACATACAAAATCAAGGATATTGAGGGAATTGGCCCCGCTTTCGCTGAAAAATTATCTCAGGCATCTATAAAAACAGCTGGTTCACTGCTTGATCAGGGATGTACCCCCCGGGGACGCAAACATCTGGCGGAAAAAACCGGGATCAATGAATCGACAATCCTTAAATGGGTCAATATGGCCGATTTATTCCGGGTCAAAGGCATCGGCAGCGAGTATTCCGAGCTGCTGGAAAAATCAGGGGTTGATACCGTTAAAGAGTTGCGCAATGCTGAAAATCTGCATACCAAAATGGCGGCGGTCAACAAAGCCGGAAGAGCTCTAGTGCGGCAGCTGCCCAGCAGGTCTCAGGTCGAAAAATGGATTCAGGAAGCCCAAAAAATGGACCCAAAGATCGCATACTAAGCCGGTCATACCGGATCCAGCGCAGGTCATTGCACAACCAATGATATCGGCTATACGGTTATTCACTTTATGAACCACTGACATCTGATAGTAAAAGGAGGTATTATCATGGGATTATTTTCATTTATTAAAAACATCGGCATGGATCTATTTAAAGGCGGCGACGAAGCCGAAGAGGTCCGGGAGATGCTCACCAAAGAGTTTCCAACTCAGATAACGGATCTTAATGTTGCCTTTGATGACGGCACGGTCAATCTGGCGGGAAGTTGTGATACCTGTGCCACACGCGAAAAGGCGGTTTTGCTTGCCGGTAATGTGAAAGGTGTTGAAAAGGTCAATGATGCGGATTTCACCGCACCACCGGCCGAGGAAGAAACCGAATTTTATGTCATCCAAAAAGGCGACAGCCTATCTAAAATAGCCAAACAATACTACGGCGATGCCATGAAATACCCGGTTATTTTCGAGGCCAATCGCGAAGTCATCAAAGATCCCGATCTTATCTATCCGGGTCAAACTGTGCGAATTCCAAAACTGACTTGATGTTATTTCATGGTTGATAAACTTGCATGGTGTGGCTTTTTGATAATGTCACAGGCAGAACTTGTTTGAATGCAGGTTTTAAAAAATGACCATTATAAAAGAAGGGGCAGGAGGAATGTGAAAGTTAAATTTGCATTCCTCCCCTCTTAAAAGAAGGGAACCCATAAAATGAACAAAATAATGGATGAATTTATGCGATCATTGGGCCCGGAGGTGTCCGATCAACTTTCGACCAATCTGGGTATTGAGAGCAATGCGGTTCAACAGATGCTGCCGCAGATCGCGCCGATGATCCTCGGTGGCTTAAAGCGCCAAAAAGATAACTATGGTGGGCAGGAGCGCGTTGATCATATATTAAACAAATATGGTAGCGCCGATGTGCTGGATAATATTGGTGATTTTTTTTCAGCCCAGGTACAGAACCCAAATGCCGACCCGCGCTTGGGCGGGTTATTGGGCGATTCGGGGATGCAGGCCACCCAGGCCCTTTCGAAACAATTCAACATAGATGGCAGCACCGCCATGAAAATCATCCCCATGCTGGCGCCCATCATATTGGGATTTTTGACCAAAACGCGCGATCAGGGCGGTGCCGGCTCTTCGGGTCTATCCGCTATTCTGGATCGCGATGGCGATGGCAGTATTCTTGATGATGTGGCTGAAATGTTTCTGCAGGGATCATCCGGGCGCTCCAGAACCGGCGGCGGCGGTCTTTTAGGCGGTTTGCTGGGTAGCTTATTGGGTCGCAGAAGATAGATAGCAGCTAACTTTTGTTCCAGACGGACCCATCAGGATGCATCGGTTTTGTGTCTTTTGTCGCTTGCGGATGGTAAGTGCCCGATATTCTGAACCCTCTGGCAGTCTGCAGTTGATGCTGTAGTGTCTGCCCTTCCGGACTGTGGTGCATGGCAGGCCGTAACCGGACCCGTGCATACCATTTCTGTTCCCACAATCACACTTTATTCCTTGCATTGATGCCCTTCTTCACTGATACAATTCAATACAATTTTTTCATATCTTTTTGAGCTAAACTCATTTACCTTAAAATGCCGGGTGTGTTATATCCATATTAATCAAACAGATTTAAGTTGGCCAGTTGAGTCCGCCACATACGGATTGAGCCTGTTAAGACAGAAATGACATTTTATTTATTATTTTAACAGAAAACGGGCTAACAGACAGCAGGCCTAACCCTAATGAGGTCAATCCCGATGAAACCCGCAGAGCACTTAAAATCTTATTTTCGTTTCTGGAAGCCATCAGTTGCCAGAAGAATCACCTTCTATTTTTTTATTTTCGGTCTGGTTGTTTTCTTTATTACCTCCGTGCTCTACATGGGCGGCACTCGCAGGCATTTTATTCGCTCCACCAGCCAACTAATCAACCATCAGTTTGAATTAATGGACTCGGCCCGAGTACCAGATTTTATATGGACGGGACTCGGCAAACCAAATCCCGAGCTGGACCAACTGTTTCAAATTCTGGCCAACCTTTCGTCCAGTTTTTACGCGGTTTCCGATATTGCGATTTATGCAAAAGAGGCAGACGATACCTTATGGTATCGCGTATTCCTGGACAACAATAAGGTGTTACACCTCAATCCGTCGCAGAGCTCGTTTGCAGAAAGGCTGGACCGCAACCTCGAGCGGCATTTTGTTAAGTCCGGCTTGATGGTGCGCACAGATGATGAACATGCGTTGTTTGTCAATGTCACCGGAGAAACTGACCGGAACACTTACTTTCTTAAAATCGGTATCAATAGTGAAAGTATCACCGGCATTATGAAAAGAGAGGCCAAGTGGATTGTTCTCATTTTTATTATGGCATTGGTGCTCTCCCGTTTTCTTGGGTATTACTTTGCCCGCAAGATCGCTCGACCGATAGAAAACCTTTCGGAAATATCCACCAATGTGGCCAAAGGGGACCTCACCCAACTGGCGCCGGTCAAGTCCGGTGATGAAATCGGCGAGCTGTCGACCAATTTCAATAAAATGGTCGAGGGATTGCGGGAATGGGAAAATGTCAAAAAAATCGAGTTTGAGCTGGAAAAAGGCCGTGAAATTCAACGAGAATTTTTGCCCAGTCAAATTCCGGAGCTGCCCAATTGGGAAATCGCCACCTGTTTTTATCCGGCCGGCCAGGTGAGCGGTGATTTTTATGATGTTTTCATGCTGCCGGACGGAAATGTTGGATTGGTGATTGCCGATGTGTGCGACAAGGGTGTTGGCTCGGCCTTGTATATGGCACTGTTTCGCAGCCTTATCAGGGTCTTTGCCGCCCAGACCATCCAATGCACCGGAGCTGAATCGACACAGATACAATCACCCTCGGGAAACATCGAAACGGTTTCGCCAGCGGTAAATGGCCCCCTGGCCCGCCTGGGTGCGGTTGCATCCACCAATAACTATATTGCCCAAATCCATGGCCGGGAATGCATGTTTGCCACCTTGTTTTTCGGTGTGTTGAATCCTGCGACAGGCATCCTCTCATATATCAACGGCGGTCATGAACCGCTGTTTATCATCAATGACCGCAATATTAAAAACCGGTTGAAACCTACCGGGCCGGCGGTGGGGCTGATGCCCGACATCACCTTTAAAGTCCAGGAAATTCAGCTTGAACCGGGTGATCTTCTGGTCGGCTACACCGATGGCGTGACCGATGCATGCTCGCCGGAAGGTGAACCCTATACCCGGGACCGTTTGCAATCCCTGCTAACGCAACCTTTTAAATCCGCCACTGAAACCATCGAGGGTGTCAAATCCAATTTATTTGCTTTTATTGATATCGCCGCCCGTGGTGATGATGTCACCATGCTGGCCGTTCAGCGGGCACTAATATAAATTAAACAAGTAATATTAAATAGTTATAAAAACAAGGCATTTCCGCTTGACATATAAAAAATAGAATGTGACTTATATTTGAGGCATCGGGCAATGTGTAGACGTTATTTAGGTAGATCGGCAATCTAACCATTACGGAGGAGGATCATTTAAACATGGCAAAAAAAGCGCAAAAAAAACCTTCCAAAAAATCAAAGACAAAAGATGTTGCTAAGAAGAAAAAGGTGACGGCCAACCCGAAGAAATCAAAAGCGCCGAAAAAAAAGGCAGCTGCAACTAAGAAAAAGGCAAAAGCAACGGCTAAAAAAGCCGCACCGAAGAAAAAAGCCAAGGCTTCAGCCAAAAAAGCAGCGCCAAAGAAAAAGGCCACAGCGCCGGCTAAAACGACAGCCGCACCAATGAAAATATCAACACCCAAATCCGCAAGCGCAGGAAAATCTTTTTCAATTACGCAATTTGCTGAAATGACCTATCTGACCGAAAACGGTGTCAGACAATGGCTGCAGCAGGGACTGCTCAGAGGCCGGCAGGACGCCAAAGGCAAATGGCAGATAGAAGCCTCGAATCTGGAGATTCCCAATGTAAAGCGTCTTGTACGCTAGATATTGGGTATTTGGTATTGGATGTTGGAATCGAACATGTGACAGCGATAAACAAAAACACACCGCAAAAATATAGGGGAGAAGAGTCATAATAGAATATATGACCCCTCTCCCCTTTTTGATCTTATTGATTTAGCACCCCTTGGCTCATTTGTTTGGGCGCGTTTCATGAAAACGCCTCATCAAGGGTATGATCCAACCCGAATCCCGGGGTCGATTTTCATCGCTGCGAAAAAAATCCTTTTTGTCCGGAATTCCAGCACCCGCCGCGCGATCGATAATCTGGATGCCTTCAACGATGCCCATTTCAAAATGGGGCTGTATCCCCCAGACCGGTTGATCTTTTAATTTAAACGCCAGAATATCACAGTCGGCTGAACGCGCAATGATCGTGGCATTTTCGACCGGAACGGTGCAGACCTCATCAAAATGGAAAACAAATCCGCGCAGGGTGCGGCCGGATTCACCCAACAACGCATCCGGTGCTAAAATGTGAATTTCCGGCCAGCCAATTTCAGGTTTTTCCCGCTGCCGGACAGCATCCAGACCAAATAAAGATCGGGCAATCATCTGGTGGCCAAAGCAGCTGCCCAAGATGACTTTGCCCTGGACGACGGCGTCTCTGATCAGTGCGGCTTCCGTTTGCATCCAGGTGGTATCATCCAGAACACTGGCTGTGGAGCCCGTAATCAAAATGTGGGAATAGGAATCCAATCCGTCGGGCCATTGGCCGGCTGAAACCCTAAAAAAATCAAAGGGGTACAGCAGCAACGGTTCCCAGTAGATGAGTGGCTGGTAAACATCTTCATCAATGGAGTTGTCTAAAAACAAAATGCGGCCCACAAGTCCGATCTCCGATTCAAAATGTAAGAAGGATTCGTTTAAAGATCATAGGCGATTTGCAATATCTTGACAAGCACCTTATAATTTCCCTAAATTCGAATTGATCCACACCACAAAAACCGGCTTCGAGGAGGCCCGTCATGACACTTGTCGTCGACAATGAAACAATACAAATTGAATGTTACGCTCTGGGTGTCTTTGGAACCAATTCATTTATCGTACGCTGCCTAAAATCAGGGGACAGCGTTGTTGTTGATGCACCGGGTGATGCGCCCAAAGTGTTGGATCGATTAAAGTCCTCAAATCCGCAATATATTCTGATGACCCACAACCACATGGATCACACCGATGCCCTGGCGGAATTAAAATCGGCTTTGAACGTTCCGATTGCGGCGCATGCCGCCGATGCTGCCAAACTGCCGGTTCCCGCGGACATGCTGCTGGCCGATGGAGAAATCATTACCATTGGACATCTGCGCTTTGCAGTCCTGCATACGCCAGGACATACACCGGGCAGCCTGTGTTTTTACACCGAGGGGTATCTGATATCCGGAGATACACTGTTTCCGGGCGGACCGGGTAAAACAGGGTTTCCGGCTGATTTCAAACAAATTGTCGCATCTTTGCAGCAGAAGATTTTTGTCCTGCCCGACGATACACAGGTATTTCCGGGCCATGGCGACCACACTTTATTAGGAAAAGAAAAGCTGGCGTTTGAGGCTTTTTCCGCCAGACCCCATGATCCTGATCTTTGCGGCGACGTTCTTTGGACTATGTAATAATCAGGTTTCAGGTTTCAGTGTTCAGGTGTCAGCCCGTCTAATCAACCCTGACACCTGATCCGCCTGCGGCGGAACACCTGAAACCATTATTTCACCAGCTGATCTCTTCACGGTGAAAAGCTTCGGCCAGATCAAAATCTTCACCTTCGGCCAAATCACTGCAGCGCTGTCGCAACCAGTCTTCGAGATCTGACGCCTTAGACTGCACCTGACTTTTATGACACCTTAACGCCTGCAGCTTAAGGTCAAAGGTATCGGTGATGTTGGATACATAGTTAATATCTTCCGAAGCCCAAAACAGCATTTCCTTGACTTTGTGGGGCAGCAGACCTTCTTCGAGCAAATCCGGATATGCCAGATGGTCCCTAGCATATGGGAAAACCGCATCAATGGTGACCTGGCCGGCGATGCGATGGTCCCGGTGCCAGATATAGCGGCGGTATGGGTCGGCGGTGACGACCGTATGAGGCCGGTACAAACGAATCATGCGTACAATTTGTTTTCGAAACTCCGGTGTATCTTCAAGACCCTGATCCGGGTTTCCGAGAAAAACGACCTCCCTCACACCCAGTATTTCAGCCGCCGCCTGCTGCTCCTTTTGCCGGATTTCGGCCAGCGCGTCTGGTTTTAAATCGGGGTCACTGGTTCCTTTGTTTCCGTTGGTACACACCACATAAACCACCTGCTTGGCCCGCTGGGTCCAGCGGGCCACCGTCCCGGCGACCCCGAATTCAGCATCGTCCGGGTGGGGGGTTACGACAACAACATCAGCTGGCTCTGTCACATTAAACCTCCGTATTTAAGATCACTGGATAATGATATCGACTTGGACATTGGTCAAATTGCCTTATGGATTTTAAAGGTTATGTTATCATTTAGCCCTAAAAGTTTAATTTAAAGCGGTTTTAAGGGTTTAGCAAGTTCATCCCTGCATCGATGCCGGGTTGGCAGATTGATAACAAAACAAGTTCTCAATAGGGTTTCACATAATGCCCAACAATAGGTTAATAGTACGTCATTTTTCAGATGTTGATTTTAACCGATATGTACACCTGCATGTCGAGTCCGAGCGACTGGCGCCTGAGGGACGCTTTGTATCTGCCCGAACGCTGTCAGATGAGCTGGAGCATCCCAAATTTGAACCGCAAAGGGATTTGTGGGTTGCCGACTTAAAGGGGGTTCTCGTTGGTTGTCTGAGCATTTTTCGTGAGCCTGAAATCGGACGCGCTTTGCTCGCGGGATGCGTTCATCCGCATCACCGGCGCAAAAAAATTGCATCAACATTGCTGATCAAGGCCTTTGAGCAAATCAAAGCAGCCGGTATCAAATCCGCTCAGATCTGCATCGGAGAATCCAATACAGGCGCAAAACACATGCTCGCACAACTTGGATTTACCTTTATCCGTTATTTTGTTGAAATGAGACTGGCCATCAACCGTCTTCAGCTGCCGGCCATCCGACAGGACGACATTACCAGCCGTCAATTGGCGCCAGGAGAAGCATCCCTTCTCGCTCAAATTCAAAACCGTTGTTTTGCCGGTAGTTGGGGGTTTAATCCGAATACCGAAGAAGAGATAGCCTATCGCTTGAATATGCAGGGTCGTTCCCCGCAGGATGTGATCCTCACATATTGTGGTAAGCATCCGATTGGTTACTGCTGGACGCTTATCAACAGCGAAGAAAATAAACGCAGTAAAAAAAACAAAGGCCTGATTCATATGTTGGGAGTGGATCCGGACTTTCGCCGGCAGGATATGGGTAAAGCGATATTGGTCAACGGGTTAGCAGACCTCAAAGCCAAAGGTGTTGACGTTGTTGAACTGACAGTAGACAGCGAAAACTCGGCCGCACACTCTCTTTATGAATCGGTGGGCTTTGAGATGGTTGCTAAATTGGAGTGGTATGAAAAGAGGATCAATTGAACTTAATGGATCACTGTCGACATATCGCTGGATTTGGTTTTTTCCAGAACGTCTCTGATGGTCGTCGCCAGGTCCTGAATGACAAGCGGCTTCATTAAAAATGCGCTAATGCCAACTTGCTCAGCGCGGTTGGCCAGGCTTTCATCGCTGTAGCCGCTGCAGATGATGACCGGTATGTCAGCGCGGATCTTGATAACCTCATCTGCCAATTGATCACCGGTCATATCCGGCATGGTCATATCGGTTATCACCAAATCAAAATCATCAGAAGCACTTTGAAACAATTTTAGTGCCTCAATACTGCTGGTGCAAGTTTCAACCCTGTAACCCAAACGCTCAAGTGATTTTTTTCCGATTTCGGCCAATGCGCGTTCATCGTCAACAAATAAGATTCGTTCATCTCCAACCGGAATCATCTGAGGGGCATCCGATTCGGGTTTTACTTCTTTAGCTTCGGTGGGAATATAAACGGTAAACACCGTTCCTTTGCCCTGCTCGCTGTCAACGGTAACAGCACCACCGTAGCTTTTTAAAATACCATGCACAACCGCCAGACCCAATCCGGTTCCCTTGTCTTTTTCTTTGGTCGTGAAATAGGGCTCAAAAATTCTTTCCGCAACTTCGGGTGCCATGCCGCTACCTGTGTCGGCGACCACCAGCGTCAAATACTTACCAGCATTTAATTCAAGATGCTCGGCTTTCTGGGCGCTCAGATGGATATTTTCAACCTTAACATCCAGCACGCCACCCGTTTCGCTCATGGCATGGTAGGCATTGGTGCACAGGTTCATGATAATCTGATGGATTTCAGTGGCATCGGCCTCGATAACCCCGGCTGCGGGGTCAATATATTGCCGAATTTGAATCGTCGCTGGCAACGATGCGTTGAGCATTTTAATGGCTTCTTTGATTATCGGATCTATTTTGAGTGGCTTTCGATCCTGATCTGACTGGCGACTGAAGGCCAAAATCTGCTTGACGACTTCTTTGGCGCGCTGGCTGGCTTTGTATATTTCGTTTAAATTATACTTGGCGTCGGTTTCTTTGACGATGTCTAGCATGGACAATTCCGTATAGCCCATAATAGCTGAAAGAATATTATTAAAGTCGTGGGCTATGCCGCCGGCCAGGGTCCCGATGGCTTCCATCTTTTGGGCCTGGCGCAGGTAGGCCTCCGATTTTAAGCGCTCATTTTCCAACTCTTTAAGCTTTGTGATATCCGTGGCAACCTGCAGGCGCACATAGCGCCCGTCAATCCATTTGATGGCCCGATCATAATTAATATACCATTTGCCGGTAAGGGGATTCTTGCCTTCCCAAACAATTGCACCTGTCGGATTGCCCTGCTTATCCAGCAGTCTCGCATTTGTGCAGTGCTCACAGGGCTGGTTATCAGCACGGAACACCTGGTAGCAGAGTTGTCCAACCAGATTGTCTCCGAAATTGTCCTGCATGTGCTTGTTCATGAAAATAATTTCATGGGTGTGCATGTCGGCGGCATAAATGGTTGCATCAATGCTGTCTAAAACCGTACGAAAGGTTTTGCGGGAATTATCTAATATTTTTTCAGTCTGGATGCGCTCTTGAAGCTCCTGCTGTATCTTGGCATGCAGGTGGGCATTGTCTAAGGCAACGGATGTGAGCTCGGCAAAGCGTGTTAGGACCGTAATTTCATTATCACCGAACTGCTTTTGTGGGTCAAAAGAGCAAAGACCGATGACACCGATGGTTTCATCGCCTGATTTCAGGGGTACGCCCAAATCGGCTGTCATATTATCGAATTTGGCGTCGCGGTGCCTGCCGGTCCAGTGGTGGTAATCGTCGACTTTTAATGGTTGGCCGGATTGCCACACTTTTCCGGATAACCCTTCACCGGGTCGCAGGCGAAATCCCAGCCATTGTTCGAATCGACCAGTGCCCACCTTGATGACGAGCTCATCCGTTTCAGGATCGTGTAAAAAGATGTAACCCTCGACTGTTCCTACCAGTTTACCGGCACGATCAACAATCGCTTTGAGCAATTCTTCGATGTTCAGGCGCTTGATCAATCCAAGGGTGGTCTCATGCAGCGCCATCAAATATGCATTGTGCTGCTTGAGGGAATCTTCCGCTTTTCTTTTTTCGGTCACATCGCGCACGATGGCCTGAATAACCTGGTTTTCACCCATTTGAAATAAACCCGATGATACTTCAGCCAGAAAAAGGTCACCATTTTTTCTGACAAACTCAATTTCAAAATCGATTTGTTGGCTAACCGTGAATTGATGATAGGCCTCCATGGATTTCAGAAGCGCTTCGGCGGGGTGTAAATCGGACATTTTTTGCTGCAATAACTCGGCTTTCGTGTAACCGAATTGCTCCACGGCCTTTTGGTTGGCATCTAAAATCCGACCCTCCATGTCGTGGATAAAGATGGCATCACTGGAATATTGAAAAAGGCGACGGTATTTATTTTCCCCGATACGTATGACGCTTTCAGCTTGCTTGCGGGATTCAACCGCTTGTTGCAGCTTTTCATGCTGGGCAACCAGGGCTTTGGTTTTCGAGACAATTTTTGTGTGGGAAAATAAGGCCGTAAACAAAAAGAGAAAAAACAGAAAAATAGCAACCACAACGGCCCGTTTGAATAACTTGGCAGAGCTGCTTTGATTGTTGTCGCTAAACCATTGATCCAAGGATTGATAATAAATTGAGCTGTTGTTGCTTTTTAGTTTTCGCAGGTGATGGTCTAAAGCATCCAGCAGGTTTTTATTTTTTCCGATCGGTGCCGCGTAAAATAATTT
Proteins encoded in this region:
- a CDS encoding PIG-L deacetylase family protein — translated: MTEPADVVVVTPHPDDAEFGVAGTVARWTQRAKQVVYVVCTNGNKGTSDPDLKPDALAEIRQKEQQAAAEILGVREVVFLGNPDQGLEDTPEFRKQIVRMIRLYRPHTVVTADPYRRYIWHRDHRIAGQVTIDAVFPYARDHLAYPDLLEEGLLPHKVKEMLFWASEDINYVSNITDTFDLKLQALRCHKSQVQSKASDLEDWLRQRCSDLAEGEDFDLAEAFHREEISW
- a CDS encoding GNAT family N-acetyltransferase; this encodes MPNNRLIVRHFSDVDFNRYVHLHVESERLAPEGRFVSARTLSDELEHPKFEPQRDLWVADLKGVLVGCLSIFREPEIGRALLAGCVHPHHRRKKIASTLLIKAFEQIKAAGIKSAQICIGESNTGAKHMLAQLGFTFIRYFVEMRLAINRLQLPAIRQDDITSRQLAPGEASLLAQIQNRCFAGSWGFNPNTEEEIAYRLNMQGRSPQDVILTYCGKHPIGYCWTLINSEENKRSKKNKGLIHMLGVDPDFRRQDMGKAILVNGLADLKAKGVDVVELTVDSENSAAHSLYESVGFEMVAKLEWYEKRIN
- a CDS encoding PAS domain S-box protein, whose amino-acid sequence is MILPSAPLAETRIKVGVYQNIPLSGFKDDGSVYGLFIDILENVAQKESWVIEYVPGSRLESLEKLRSGQIDLLAAVALTESGAKVFDYSYESVISNWGQLYVDQHSTIESIVDLKNQKVAVLHDDIYFDGLKQLMEQFGIQCRFIEANAYADVLKLVELGRCQAGLVNHVYGFRFEDQFNIKKSPIVLSPQKLFYAAPIGKNKNLLDALDHHLRKLKSNNSSIYYQSLDQWFSDNNQSSSAKLFKRAVVVAIFLFFLFLFTALFSHTKIVSKTKALVAQHEKLQQAVESRKQAESVIRIGENKYRRLFQYSSDAIFIHDMEGRILDANQKAVEQFGYTKAELLQQKMSDLHPAEALLKSMEAYHQFTVSQQIDFEIEFVRKNGDLFLAEVSSGLFQMGENQVIQAIVRDVTEKRKAEDSLKQHNAYLMALHETTLGLIKRLNIEELLKAIVDRAGKLVGTVEGYIFLHDPETDELVIKVGTGRFEQWLGFRLRPGEGLSGKVWQSGQPLKVDDYHHWTGRHRDAKFDNMTADLGVPLKSGDETIGVIGLCSFDPQKQFGDNEITVLTRFAELTSVALDNAHLHAKIQQELQERIQTEKILDNSRKTFRTVLDSIDATIYAADMHTHEIIFMNKHMQDNFGDNLVGQLCYQVFRADNQPCEHCTNARLLDKQGNPTGAIVWEGKNPLTGKWYINYDRAIKWIDGRYVRLQVATDITKLKELENERLKSEAYLRQAQKMEAIGTLAGGIAHDFNNILSAIMGYTELSMLDIVKETDAKYNLNEIYKASQRAKEVVKQILAFSRQSDQDRKPLKIDPIIKEAIKMLNASLPATIQIRQYIDPAAGVIEADATEIHQIIMNLCTNAYHAMSETGGVLDVKVENIHLSAQKAEHLELNAGKYLTLVVADTGSGMAPEVAERIFEPYFTTKEKDKGTGLGLAVVHGILKSYGGAVTVDSEQGKGTVFTVYIPTEAKEVKPESDAPQMIPVGDERILFVDDERALAEIGKKSLERLGYRVETCTSSIEALKLFQSASDDFDLVITDMTMPDMTGDQLADEVIKIRADIPVIICSGYSDESLANRAEQVGISAFLMKPLVIQDLATTIRDVLEKTKSSDMSTVIH